The window GGAGGAAATAGTTAAAAAAATTCAGCATGAACTCAAGGAAAAAAGATATTTCCTTGTTCTTGATGATTTATGGAATGATCAAGAAGTATTGTTGGATGACTTTTTCAGCACTTTGGCGGGACTCAATGCGAAGAAAGGGAGCTGGTGTCTTGTTACTTCACGGCTGCAAGAAGTGGAAACTATTCTGTCTAGACATCCGCAGATCAATTTTACTCGCCATGAGCTGGGAAAGCTATGCGCTAATGATTGCTGGTCTATCATGAAAAAATgggcaaatgtaggggaagaaGTACCAAAAGAATTGGAAGACATGAGGGAGCAAGTTTTAAGAAGATGTGATGGTCTACCTCTGGCAGCAAAGTTAATTGGAGGTTTGTTatctaaaaagagaaaagaggagTGGCTATCTATTTTGGAGGAGAGTCTCTTGAATGGCAATCAAGGTGGGATCGAGCAAATAATTAAGGTGAGTTTTGATCATCTGTCACCTGCACCGGTTAAGAAATGTTTTGCATACTGCTCAATTTTTGATCAAGATACTAAATTGGAACAAGATCTACTAGTTGAGCTTTGGATGGCTGAAGGCTTTCTTCAACCGGATTCCCAAAATGAAAGAACGATGGAGAAAATAGGATATGAGTATTTGAGAACTTTGCTGCAAACTTCCTTATTGGAAGAAGTAAAATGGGGGTGGAGaaaatggtataaaatgcatgaccTTGTGCATGATTTTgcaaaattaattttgaatCGTAACAGCAGCAATCAGGAACGTTACCTTGCAGTATACTCAACCGTAAGAGAAACCATCAATGAAAGATCATCAGCATCACTTCGCACACTATTTCTGAAGGGTGGCATAGCTGATGATATGTTGTCAAAGTTCAAATACTTGCATGTCCTAAAATTGTTTGGAGCAGATGTCAAAGAGTTGCCTACCTCCATTGGCAAACTAATACATTTACACTTACTTGACATTTCAGGTTCTTGGATTAGAACTTTGCCAGAATCTCTTTGCGAACTTTATAGTTTGCAAACACTGAGAACTGGCAAGCTTGAAGAAGGTTTTCCAAAGGAGATGAGCAATTTGATTAGCATGAGACATCTTCACTATGATCATGCTGGTACAAGACGTGAAATCCAAATGCCATCCGGGATTGGACGATGGACTTGTCTTCAAACGTTAGAGTTCTTTAACATTGGTCGTCAAGAGGAAGGTCGTGGCATCCAGGAGCTTGGGACCTTGCAAGATCTTAAAGGCTCCTTGGAGATCAGAAATCTTGAATTAGTAAATGGCAAAGCTGATGCTGAACTAGCGAACCTATCTAAAAAGCCAAATCTGTATCGGTTGGTATTTGAGTGGGGCAATAGGGATCGGGAAAGTAATAAATGCGATGAAGATGTGTTGGAAGGCCTCCAACCTCACCCAAATTTAAAAGAGTTACAAATTTTGAAGTTCATGGGTGATCAGTTCCCACAATGGTTCATGAATTTGACATCACTGGTGGAGTTGCGGGTGGAGGATTGCACAAGATGCAGAGAACTCCCCACCCTAGGACAGCTGCCATTCCTCAAGCGCCTCTATCTGTGTCGATTGCAAAACATAAGAAGCATTGGGCTTTCATTCTACAGTACAAGTGCTGAGGAGGACGGCGGTTCAGGAGGTTCAAGCACTATTAGCAGACAAACATTCTTTCCAGCCCTTAAAAAACTCTCTCTTAAAGGCATGAAAAATTTGGAAGAGTGGAAGGATGCACCCGAAATGATGTCAACCGCAGGTGAAGTACATGTGATGGATGTGTTTCCCGTGCTTGAAAAGTTGTCTATTAGTGACTGCCCCCAGCTGACCACGATTCCAACTGCAAGTCGCTTCCCAAGTCTTGATGTattgaaaataaaaaggaattgcCATGTTCTGCGGGCAGAAAAGGTTTTGAGCAATATAGCCAATCTCTCGTCCCTTGAACTAAGGGGTGGTAGTCGTCAACGCATTGAGTCTCTAAAATTAGTGAAACGACCAGAGAGCAGCTTGAGTATTTATGGCTGTGACAGTCTATCCACTGACATGCTTGAGCGACTCTGTCTTTTTCCAACTCTTCAGAGTGTAGAATTGTGGTCTGCCGATAATATAACAACATTAAGAGGAATGAGTTGCGCCGCTTGTCTTAAGAGATTGGCAGTCTTTTACTGTGATAATTTACAGGAGTTGCCAGAAGATTTTTATCAATTTCAAGCTTTAGAGCACTTGGAGATACTCTGTTGCAAGAGAATTGATTCATTTGGATATCCAAATCCTAAAAATTCATTTGGACAGAAAGGCCTCCTTAAGTCTCTTGAGCAATTTACTGTCGATGGGTGCGATGCATTAACAAGATTACCAGCGGAGATGTTCGAGTCGTGTACGTCTCTCCGAAAGCTGAAGTTGTCCGATTGCTGGAGTCTGGTCTCCTTTCCCCTTGATTTGCGACAAACCCCTTCTCTCGAGAGCTTCCGGTTACGGGGGTGTCCCAACTTGATTGCTGAGTTGCCTAGTGGATTTGGCTATCTTACCAGCTTAAGGAAAGTGACGATTGGTCCCTTCTCAGATGACTCTGTAATCGAATTTGATTGGGCTGGATTagcatcttcatcatcactccGACACGTGTCTTTACTTGGAACGCCTGAATTGAAATCTCTGCCACATCAGCTTCAAGACTTGACTACCATCACATCACTATCTCTAAAACACTTCGGAGCAATCGAAGCCTTACCAGATTGGCTTGGGAACCTTGCGTCTCTTGATGAGCTAATCCTATTCGGTTGCGAAAAGCTTGAATATTTACCCTCCATAGATGCCATGGAACGCCTCAAATTAAGACGTCTGGAAATTCGTTTTTGTCCTCTATTAGAACGAAGATGCACTCCTCAAAGCAGCTCCGAGTGGCCCAAGATCTCTAATATTCCAGAGCGTAGAATTATTGTTCCGGTAAGATCtcatctcaaaattttaattaattcctTCTCATTATTGGATCATCTTATTCTACCCGTATTTGTCCCTCACTCCTTTTCTCCATAAATATCTATTCCTCTACTTCTTCTGGCGAAGATTACTCTCTCTTTCAATTTTTAAGCCAATTCATGTCATTAACAAAATAGAGTTACAAGCAAATTGAAAGACAACAAAAATTGTGGATTTCATCTGCTTTTCTGAACCATCGAAAAGATTAATAAGCATGGTAAAATTTACTACTATATATGAACTTGGTACTGACTGTTTGCCCACAAAATTCACTAACATTGCAAGCGTAAACATTCAGCTTCAATGgggtatgttctttttttttttttttttgttactgATATTTCCAAACAACATTAAAACCAATGAAATAGCAATTTGGGGAGAACAttacaatttttgtttttaCCGCTAGCATTTAACGGATGGATATGTTCTTAATATTCACTGTTATCTCTCTGTAAGACTCTGAATTATGATTGCCGTAAAATTAGCTCAATGTCGATTAAGTTGAAATTGTTTGCAGAGGAACTAGGCTGCTGCTAAAACTATAAATTCTTAtcatcttttaaaatttttaaaattcagATCCTATAACTAGCTACTTTTCTATTTTGTGAATTGGATTGATAATATTATGGCCTTGTAGGCCACAAGTGTCAGTGAAGCAGCAAGCAGTGATAGCGCCGAAACATTGTGAAAGGCTCAAAAGTGTGCTCCAGGCAGAGTCAGCCTGGAACCTCTAGAGCATCTTATTTCACTTTTCGCATTCTCCAACCGCAACATCAGGCTGTGGTTTCCAATCATTTTTGAAGAAAGATGAGGAGGTATGTGGTTTGGAAATTTCTCCACCCAACTTACTAGAAGTACAAGGGAATTGGTCCAAGTTTGCAAGTATGTTTGAGACATGGAATTGTGCCTAAATACAGGTTGGTATCTGCACTAGTAAGTGTTCTTTATGGTTTAATCAATGGAAtataacttgatttttgctctttAGGATTTTGAGTGATAAATTGTTGCACGAGTTACCTGACCAAACCTTTCTATGGCTCATATTTCTGCTTAATGTCATAACTGAAGCAGAACTGTGATGtaatattgttattttttttccagaatttgTTTAGGAAGCAGAGTACGTGTTTTTTGGACAAAGAACACCAACGTTCCCGTGTTGTTCTTATGAGAATGTCAAGAGGGAGGAGTTATTTTCACTTATCAGTCAGTTTTTGAAGATGGAAGGTAGTTATCTGTGATTTTTCCCACTAGAATGCCATATATTGCTCAGAATGTggaaatgaaggtaaaaaatgTTGACTGCATGTCTATTGGCCTGTTTCAAtggcttttcttttttgtttttttatcttttttctggaagaatttaacaaaataaatcaaatattgAACCTTTTCTCCTTGTAGCATGCTGAAAACAGAGTGGCTTGTGCCAGGCTTGTAGAAAGTAGTATGGATTGAGAAGAATTAGAGAAGAGCATGGTAGCTGGTACTGGAGAGCTATCAAGGTACAAGACTTGCTTGAAGAAAACTGGACGTGCTAATACTTTAGTTTCAGAGGTAACAAGATTTGATGGAAAGAAGTTAGACATTGTAGACAGCATTGGTGATCGTTTGGATGACATAAACGAAGCATGCGATTGCAGTGTCAGTCGTTCATTTGGATGGAAATAGTTCAAAGTTTTGGTGCTGCAATTGCAGTAGCAAGAATTTCTACATCCTCGTTCAAAGGTTCCCGCCAGATCTTGCAAGGCCTTTGTAAATTGGACAATAGGTTATACCTTTCCACTCAAGAACAAGAGAGACTCATTATACAACTGTGCTAACAGTTAG is drawn from Coffea arabica cultivar ET-39 chromosome 1c, Coffea Arabica ET-39 HiFi, whole genome shotgun sequence and contains these coding sequences:
- the LOC113695878 gene encoding putative disease resistance protein RGA4, translated to MADAAVSATIQVALQTVVSLAADHVNLVREFPKELERLNESAEMIRGFLAGADEEMHSPVVQNWLRRLEEEVFKADNVLDELNYEILRRRVKYQDQPMQKKVFFCFSFFNKIGFRWRLGSMIREINTNLERIHQNAERLGLPYKLQVEEAFPTIAAGAATSRQTDSTIVRSDVLGRDKDESEIVNKLLAESESVISVISITGMGGLGKTTLAKAIYKNEQIVGHFDQTMWVCVAEEVDKIEEVFKMILKSITDEEIEGDRREEIVKKIQHELKEKRYFLVLDDLWNDQEVLLDDFFSTLAGLNAKKGSWCLVTSRLQEVETILSRHPQINFTRHELGKLCANDCWSIMKKWANVGEEVPKELEDMREQVLRRCDGLPLAAKLIGGLLSKKRKEEWLSILEESLLNGNQGGIEQIIKVSFDHLSPAPVKKCFAYCSIFDQDTKLEQDLLVELWMAEGFLQPDSQNERTMEKIGYEYLRTLLQTSLLEEVKWGWRKWYKMHDLVHDFAKLILNRNSSNQERYLAVYSTVRETINERSSASLRTLFLKGGIADDMLSKFKYLHVLKLFGADVKELPTSIGKLIHLHLLDISGSWIRTLPESLCELYSLQTLRTGKLEEGFPKEMSNLISMRHLHYDHAGTRREIQMPSGIGRWTCLQTLEFFNIGRQEEGRGIQELGTLQDLKGSLEIRNLELVNGKADAELANLSKKPNLYRLVFEWGNRDRESNKCDEDVLEGLQPHPNLKELQILKFMGDQFPQWFMNLTSLVELRVEDCTRCRELPTLGQLPFLKRLYLCRLQNIRSIGLSFYSTSAEEDGGSGGSSTISRQTFFPALKKLSLKGMKNLEEWKDAPEMMSTAGEVHVMDVFPVLEKLSISDCPQLTTIPTASRFPSLDVLKIKRNCHVLRAEKVLSNIANLSSLELRGGSRQRIESLKLVKRPESSLSIYGCDSLSTDMLERLCLFPTLQSVELWSADNITTLRGMSCAACLKRLAVFYCDNLQELPEDFYQFQALEHLEILCCKRIDSFGYPNPKNSFGQKGLLKSLEQFTVDGCDALTRLPAEMFESCTSLRKLKLSDCWSLVSFPLDLRQTPSLESFRLRGCPNLIAELPSGFGYLTSLRKVTIGPFSDDSVIEFDWAGLASSSSLRHVSLLGTPELKSLPHQLQDLTTITSLSLKHFGAIEALPDWLGNLASLDELILFGCEKLEYLPSIDAMERLKLRRLEIRFCPLLERRCTPQSSSEWPKISNIPERRIIVPATSVSEAASSDSAETL